A portion of the Polaribacter cellanae genome contains these proteins:
- a CDS encoding tyrosine-type recombinase/integrase, with product MKKLKLQNESYRLFVANYKEWLDILGYAESTVYYLPNHLQEFFYYLEQNHIKNINQITTKTVKNYYNYLQERANERQSGGLSKSYLNKHQQALKKFKEYLTNHNHTGINIHLKSEKNPTEEKLNILTQSEIKELFKATEFSHTETKFKLRDKAILVVLYSCGLRRNEAVHLNTNDIFFDKERIFVRKGKNYKERFVPINRKNAELLEDYIFEARLQFKDAYLSEALFISKRGTRLNGMSLANRLQKIVQATNNKEIAEKRITLHTLRHSIATHLLQHEVKLENIKTFLGHSSLESTQIYTHLLKTLENE from the coding sequence ATGAAGAAACTAAAATTACAAAACGAGAGTTATAGACTATTTGTTGCCAATTATAAAGAATGGTTAGACATTTTAGGCTATGCAGAAAGTACAGTCTATTACTTGCCAAACCACTTACAAGAGTTCTTCTATTATCTGGAACAAAACCACATTAAAAACATCAATCAAATTACTACTAAAACCGTAAAAAATTATTACAATTATCTGCAAGAAAGAGCCAACGAAAGACAAAGTGGAGGATTAAGTAAAAGCTATTTAAACAAACATCAACAAGCCTTAAAAAAGTTCAAAGAATATTTGACTAACCACAATCATACAGGAATAAATATCCATTTAAAATCAGAGAAAAACCCAACAGAAGAAAAGCTAAATATCTTAACACAATCAGAAATAAAAGAACTTTTTAAAGCAACAGAATTTAGCCATACAGAAACTAAATTTAAATTAAGAGACAAAGCTATTTTAGTCGTTTTATACAGTTGTGGATTAAGAAGAAATGAAGCTGTACATCTAAATACGAATGATATATTTTTTGATAAAGAAAGAATATTTGTTAGAAAAGGGAAGAATTATAAAGAGCGTTTTGTTCCTATAAACAGAAAGAATGCAGAACTATTAGAAGATTATATTTTTGAAGCAAGATTGCAATTTAAAGATGCATATTTAAGTGAAGCCTTATTTATTAGTAAGAGAGGAACTCGTTTAAATGGAATGAGTTTAGCCAACAGATTACAGAAAATAGTACAAGCCACCAACAACAAAGAAATAGCAGAAAAGAGAATCACACTTCACACATTAAGACACTCAATTGCAACTCATTTATTGCAACACGAAGTAAAGTTAGAAAACATCAAAACTTTTTTAGGCCATAGTTCTTTAGAATCTACACAAATTTACACACACTTGCTTAAAACACTTGAAAATGAATGA